Proteins encoded by one window of Cystobacter ferrugineus:
- a CDS encoding DUF1206 domain-containing protein produces the protein MNELGRKAVELKNQGDRLGAKALHHPWMVPLARMGYLAKGVVYAVVGVLALQVAFGQGGEMTDTRGALASLARGTWGTVLLAVVAVGLLGYVLWRVVQAWMDPDGKGTGTKGLVVRAAYGVSAVIHASLAVAAFRLVLGRGGAGQHGDQSMQSWTARLLSEPFGQALVAVVGLVIAGMGVSQLYKAWTEKFRRKLSLRDLNASQERWTMRVCKGGIAARGVVFVMMGVFFLLAALRSNPSEARGLDGTLATLANQPHGDVLLTLAAAGLVAYAVYMAVVSRYRSFQGA, from the coding sequence ATGAACGAACTGGGCCGCAAAGCCGTGGAGCTGAAGAACCAGGGGGATCGACTCGGCGCGAAGGCGCTGCATCACCCCTGGATGGTGCCCCTGGCGCGCATGGGCTACCTGGCCAAGGGCGTGGTGTACGCCGTGGTTGGAGTGCTGGCGCTGCAGGTGGCCTTTGGCCAGGGCGGAGAGATGACGGACACGCGCGGGGCACTGGCCTCGCTGGCGCGCGGGACGTGGGGCACGGTGCTGCTGGCGGTGGTGGCCGTGGGCCTCTTGGGCTACGTGCTGTGGCGGGTGGTGCAGGCGTGGATGGATCCGGATGGCAAGGGCACGGGGACCAAGGGGCTGGTGGTGCGGGCGGCCTATGGGGTGAGCGCGGTGATTCACGCCTCGCTGGCGGTGGCGGCCTTCCGGCTGGTGCTGGGCCGCGGCGGCGCGGGACAGCATGGGGACCAGAGCATGCAGTCGTGGACGGCGAGACTGCTGTCCGAGCCGTTCGGCCAGGCGCTGGTGGCGGTGGTCGGGCTGGTGATCGCGGGCATGGGCGTGTCGCAGCTCTACAAGGCGTGGACGGAGAAGTTCCGCCGCAAGCTGAGCCTGCGGGATTTGAATGCCTCGCAGGAGCGCTGGACGATGCGCGTGTGCAAGGGAGGCATCGCCGCCCGGGGCGTGGTGTTCGTGATGATGGGCGTCTTCTTCCTGCTCGCGGCGCTGCGCTCCAACCCGAGCGAGGCGCGGGGGCTGGATGGAACCCTGGCGACGCTGGCGAACCAGCCCCATGGGGACGTGCTGTTGACCCTGGCCGCCGCGGGACTCGTGGCCTACGCGGTGTACATGGCCGTCGTCTCCCGCTACCGCAGCTTCCAGGGGGCCTGA
- a CDS encoding PilZ domain-containing protein — MSHEDERRRHQRYPLRLPITLHRDGEQLAAHVINASEGGCLLLMSIPLEMGDVLEASIPLLGVPRTKLYVLRCQTTPEGEYTVATRFEEDAGVESASLARLSRQ, encoded by the coding sequence GTGTCCCACGAGGATGAACGCCGTCGGCATCAGCGCTACCCCCTGAGGCTGCCCATCACGCTCCACCGGGACGGCGAGCAACTGGCGGCCCACGTCATCAACGCCTCGGAAGGCGGCTGCCTGTTGCTCATGTCCATCCCCTTGGAAATGGGGGACGTGCTCGAGGCGAGCATCCCGCTGCTGGGCGTTCCCCGGACGAAGCTGTACGTGCTGCGCTGCCAGACGACTCCCGAGGGGGAGTACACCGTCGCGACCCGCTTCGAAGAGGACGCTGGCGTGGAGTCCGCCTCCCTGGCTCGGCTCTCCCGGCAGTAA